Proteins encoded in a region of the Marinococcus sp. PL1-022 genome:
- the rsmI gene encoding 16S rRNA (cytidine(1402)-2'-O)-methyltransferase — protein sequence MTQQFSFQATENTGMLYLVPTPIGNLEDITFRAVRILQEAEYILAEDSRQTKKLTQHYQIDTPLESYHEHNKRQKQEKILQWLTEGRQVAMVSDAGTPLVSDPGDELVQECIAHGIPVVPLPGASALLPALTASGLGGGGFYFHGFLPRKKKDIRTVLHQLPSGVPIVLYESPYRLLGTIHFLYEEWGDVPAVVARELTKKYEEFVRGTLLEAAAAFEDRDIKGECVLIVEKPVSDESEEEDHGPMEEEVRKYVEAGASSKEAIKKTAQRRNVKKQEVYAAYHGLNKS from the coding sequence ATGACCCAGCAGTTCAGCTTTCAAGCTACTGAAAATACTGGCATGCTCTATTTAGTGCCAACACCGATTGGGAATTTAGAGGATATTACTTTTCGGGCGGTCCGTATACTTCAGGAAGCGGAATATATTTTGGCCGAGGATTCGAGACAGACAAAAAAGCTTACTCAGCACTATCAGATAGATACGCCTTTGGAGAGCTACCATGAGCATAACAAGCGCCAAAAGCAGGAGAAAATTCTGCAGTGGCTCACAGAGGGAAGACAGGTGGCGATGGTAAGTGATGCCGGCACGCCGCTGGTATCGGATCCGGGGGATGAACTTGTGCAGGAATGCATTGCGCACGGAATACCGGTAGTGCCGCTTCCGGGTGCAAGTGCTCTTCTGCCAGCTCTGACGGCTTCCGGGCTCGGGGGCGGCGGCTTTTATTTTCATGGGTTTCTCCCGCGAAAGAAAAAAGACATACGCACGGTTTTGCACCAGCTTCCGTCAGGCGTACCAATCGTTTTGTATGAATCGCCGTACCGTCTGCTCGGGACCATCCACTTTCTATATGAAGAATGGGGGGACGTGCCGGCTGTCGTAGCTAGAGAATTAACGAAGAAATATGAAGAGTTTGTCCGTGGCACCCTGCTTGAAGCAGCTGCTGCTTTTGAAGACAGAGACATTAAAGGGGAGTGCGTATTAATTGTAGAGAAGCCTGTGTCGGATGAATCCGAAGAAGAGGACCATGGGCCGATGGAGGAGGAGGTCCGGAAATACGTGGAAGCGGGTGCTTCAAGCAAGGAAGCGATTAAAAAAACTGCCCAGCGCCGAAATGTTAAAAAGCAGGAAGTATACGCAGCTTACCACGGGTTAAATAAATCATAA
- a CDS encoding RidA family protein: MKEVYTNQAPEAIGPYSQGIKVNNVFYSSGQIPLTTAGEIVSGGVEEQTHQVFQNLQAVLAEAGSSLNHVIKATVFIKDMDEFPVINEVYGSYFQEHQPARSCVEVARLPKDVKVEIEVIALLAP; encoded by the coding sequence ATGAAGGAAGTATATACTAATCAGGCTCCAGAGGCCATTGGCCCATATTCACAGGGTATAAAGGTAAATAATGTATTTTACAGCTCCGGCCAGATCCCTTTGACCACGGCGGGCGAAATTGTCAGCGGCGGCGTTGAAGAGCAGACGCATCAGGTTTTTCAAAACCTGCAGGCAGTGCTCGCTGAAGCCGGTTCCTCGCTGAATCACGTTATTAAGGCAACAGTATTCATTAAAGATATGGATGAGTTTCCGGTTATTAATGAAGTGTATGGGTCTTACTTTCAGGAGCATCAGCCGGCCCGTTCATGTGTCGAAGTGGCACGTCTTCCTAAGGATGTAAAAGTGGAAATTGAAGTCATTGCTTTATTGGCTCCATAA
- the purR gene encoding pur operon repressor: MKKLKRSGRLVDMTNFLLQHPHELISLGYFTERYDSAKSSVSEDLTIIKEIFETQGVGALRTVAGASGGVRYVPKVEKSTAELFVEELCEKLENKERLLPGGYLYMMDILGRPRTMNEVGKMFASVFADRQIDAVVTVAMKGIPLGHAIGTYLDVPVSIVRRDHRVTEGSTVSINYVSGSSRRIQTMSLARRSLPEGSNVLVVDDFMKAGGTVSGMIELLQEFRANVAGIGVLVEAEGAGERLVDDYVSIARVEEVNEKTKNIRVVPGNFLTKLEKERSR; the protein is encoded by the coding sequence ATGAAAAAATTGAAACGAAGCGGCCGATTGGTTGATATGACCAATTTTTTGCTGCAGCATCCACATGAACTTATCTCTCTTGGTTATTTTACGGAGAGGTATGATTCCGCCAAATCCTCGGTAAGTGAAGATTTGACTATCATTAAAGAAATTTTTGAAACACAGGGCGTTGGTGCACTGCGTACGGTGGCAGGCGCGAGCGGCGGCGTGCGATATGTACCGAAAGTGGAAAAAAGCACTGCAGAATTGTTTGTCGAAGAGCTGTGTGAAAAGCTCGAAAACAAAGAACGGCTGCTGCCTGGAGGATATTTATATATGATGGATATTCTTGGGCGTCCGCGCACGATGAACGAAGTGGGAAAAATGTTTGCTTCTGTTTTTGCGGACCGGCAGATTGATGCGGTTGTCACCGTGGCTATGAAAGGCATTCCGCTTGGACACGCAATTGGTACATACCTTGACGTACCTGTAAGCATTGTGCGGAGAGACCACCGGGTTACAGAAGGATCGACGGTGAGCATCAATTACGTATCGGGTTCATCGAGACGTATTCAGACGATGTCCTTGGCGCGGAGGAGCCTGCCGGAAGGATCCAACGTCCTTGTAGTGGACGATTTCATGAAAGCAGGCGGTACGGTGAGCGGTATGATAGAGCTGCTGCAGGAGTTCCGGGCAAACGTAGCGGGTATTGGAGTGCTCGTAGAAGCTGAAGGCGCCGGAGAGCGGCTGGTGGATGATTATGTAAGCATTGCAAGAGTGGAAGAGGTGAACGAAAAGACGAAAAATATCCGTGTAGTTCCCGGCAATTTTCTAACAAAGCTGGAAAAGGAGAGATCAAGATGA
- the rnmV gene encoding ribonuclease M5, producing the protein MRIYECIVVEGKSDTAAVRNAVEADTIETNGSAVSEEALRRIELARERRGVIILTDPDVPGERIRRIVSRRVPGCKHAFLTKGKAYGSPGQSLGVEHASAETIREALRHVRSEKEHPEVTAAVTRQDLLELGLFAGSGSRDKRARLGEILNIGYANGKQFLKRLEMFQISQAEFAAAYEQLLEEEEKA; encoded by the coding sequence GTGCGTATTTATGAATGTATCGTAGTGGAGGGCAAGTCTGATACTGCAGCCGTCCGCAACGCGGTGGAGGCAGACACTATTGAAACAAACGGGTCGGCAGTAAGTGAGGAAGCGCTCCGCCGGATTGAACTGGCCAGGGAGCGAAGAGGAGTTATCATTCTGACTGACCCGGACGTGCCGGGCGAGAGAATACGCCGGATTGTCAGCCGGCGTGTGCCTGGGTGCAAGCACGCTTTTTTAACAAAGGGAAAAGCTTACGGAAGCCCGGGCCAGAGTCTGGGCGTAGAGCATGCTTCTGCAGAAACGATCCGGGAAGCTTTAAGGCACGTGCGCAGCGAAAAAGAGCATCCGGAAGTGACAGCAGCAGTAACAAGGCAGGACCTTTTGGAGCTCGGCCTGTTCGCCGGAAGCGGCTCAAGAGATAAACGCGCCCGTCTTGGGGAAATATTGAACATTGGCTATGCTAATGGAAAGCAGTTTTTGAAAAGACTGGAAATGTTTCAGATCAGTCAGGCTGAATTCGCTGCGGCATATGAACAATTATTGGAAGAGGAGGAGAAGGCGTGA
- a CDS encoding TatD family hydrolase encodes MLFDTHVHLNVEQFEGEVAETIGRAKEAGVEYMTVVGFDRETIPKAIELAETYDFIYAAVGWHPVDAVDMTDEDLDWLEELAGHPRVVALGEMGLDYHWDKSPKDVQKDVFRRQIHLAKKVNMPIIIHDREAHDDIVDLLEEENAGEVGGIMHCFGGTAETAKRCMDMNFYISFGGPVTFKNAKLPKEVSREIPMDRLLVETDCPFLAPHPYRGKRNEPAYVKLVAEKIAELKEIPYEELAEQTTKNAKQLFRL; translated from the coding sequence ATGCTTTTTGATACACATGTTCATTTGAACGTAGAACAATTTGAAGGAGAAGTTGCAGAAACGATCGGACGGGCCAAAGAAGCCGGAGTCGAATACATGACGGTCGTCGGCTTTGACCGGGAGACGATTCCTAAAGCGATAGAATTGGCGGAAACGTATGATTTTATTTATGCAGCAGTTGGCTGGCATCCGGTTGACGCTGTCGACATGACTGATGAGGACCTGGACTGGCTTGAGGAACTCGCCGGCCACCCCCGCGTGGTTGCCCTCGGAGAAATGGGACTTGATTATCACTGGGACAAGTCTCCAAAGGATGTACAAAAAGATGTCTTCCGCCGGCAGATACACCTGGCAAAGAAAGTAAATATGCCAATCATTATTCATGACCGCGAGGCCCATGATGATATTGTCGACCTGCTCGAGGAAGAAAATGCGGGAGAAGTCGGTGGTATTATGCACTGCTTTGGCGGAACTGCCGAGACGGCGAAGCGCTGCATGGATATGAATTTTTATATTTCCTTTGGCGGCCCGGTAACGTTCAAAAACGCAAAGCTTCCTAAGGAAGTAAGCAGGGAAATCCCGATGGACCGGCTGCTGGTGGAAACCGACTGTCCATTTTTGGCGCCGCACCCTTACCGGGGCAAGCGAAACGAGCCGGCGTACGTAAAGCTGGTGGCTGAAAAAATCGCAGAGCTGAAAGAAATTCCGTATGAGGAATTGGCTGAACAGACGACAAAAAATGCTAAACAGCTTTTTCGTCTGTAG
- the ispE gene encoding 4-(cytidine 5'-diphospho)-2-C-methyl-D-erythritol kinase, translating to MKLSKKAPAKINLTLDVLGKRADGYHEVKMVMAQVDLADRLEFERRKDGKIVVQMSEGFLPEDHRNLAYQAAKLLKDKYRIAYGVSIFIHKNIPVAAGLAGGSSDAAATLRGVNELWEIGADMDELAEIGALIGSDVSFCVHGGTAIATGRGEQIEHIDPPPSCWVILAKPPTGVSTGEIYRRIDASKKRREMTPAMVEAIRSNNYEQLCRSLSNTLEEVTLPLYPEVGQIKARMLDSGVDAALMSGSGPTVFGLVDKESKVSRVYNALRGFCSQVYAVRLLNNRNA from the coding sequence GTGAAGTTATCAAAAAAGGCTCCGGCGAAAATAAATCTGACGCTCGACGTTTTAGGTAAACGGGCAGATGGCTATCACGAAGTGAAAATGGTGATGGCCCAGGTGGATTTGGCTGATCGTCTGGAGTTTGAGCGAAGAAAAGATGGAAAAATTGTCGTGCAAATGTCAGAAGGCTTTCTTCCGGAAGACCATAGAAACCTGGCTTACCAGGCTGCAAAGCTGTTAAAGGATAAATACCGGATTGCATACGGCGTATCGATCTTCATACATAAAAATATCCCTGTCGCTGCCGGACTTGCCGGTGGCAGCAGTGATGCCGCAGCTACGCTGCGGGGAGTGAATGAGCTGTGGGAAATCGGTGCGGACATGGATGAACTGGCGGAAATCGGGGCGCTGATCGGCTCAGATGTCTCTTTTTGTGTCCACGGCGGAACGGCGATCGCCACTGGCCGGGGGGAGCAAATTGAACACATTGACCCGCCTCCGTCCTGCTGGGTAATTTTAGCTAAACCTCCTACAGGCGTTTCCACCGGGGAGATATACCGCAGAATTGATGCGTCGAAAAAACGCCGGGAGATGACACCTGCGATGGTCGAGGCGATTCGGAGTAACAATTATGAACAATTGTGCCGCTCTTTATCCAATACCCTTGAAGAAGTAACTCTGCCTCTGTACCCCGAGGTGGGCCAGATTAAAGCCCGCATGCTCGATTCCGGTGTGGATGCTGCGCTGATGAGCGGCAGCGGTCCTACTGTTTTCGGGCTGGTGGATAAGGAAAGTAAAGTAAGCCGTGTGTATAATGCGTTGCGTGGTTTCTGCTCCCAAGTGTACGCGGTTCGTCTGTTGAACAACCGAAACGCTTGA
- the metG gene encoding methionine--tRNA ligase, whose translation MPEEKNTFYLTTPIYYPSGKLHIGHAYTTVAGDALARYKRLRGYDVKYLTGTDEHGQKIERKAEENGVSPQQFVDDAAQNIKQLWDKLNITYDDFIRTTEDRHRDAVQIIFEKLKENGDIYLSEYEGWYSVPDETFYTETQLEDKQYDEAGNVTAGISPESGHPVEKVREKSYFFKMSKYADRLLQFYKDNPEFIQPESRKNEMINNFIKPGLGDLSISRTTFEWGIPVKSDPEHVVYVWIDALSNYITSLGYTTEHDEEYQKYWPADVHIVGKEIVRFHTIYWPIMLMALDLPLPKKVFGHGWLLMKDGKMSKSKGNVVDPIPLVDRYGLDAVRYYLLREVPFGSDGVFTPEGFVDRLNYDLANDLGNLLNRTVAMINKYFYGSVPAYVKNATQYDASLLELMEATVTKVENAVEEMEFSVALTAIWQLISRTNKYIDETQPWILARDESKREVLGSVLYHLAESLRVISILIQPFMTETPKSIWSQLGIDKEITGWETTKSFAHIKAGTQVAAKAVPVFPRLQQEEEVKYIIESMGGTVKAEAEEEEETEENGEITIDDFGKVELKVAEIIDAEPVKKANKLLKIQLDVGDEKRQVISGIAEHYTPEDLKGRKVICVTNLKAVKLRGEWSEGMILAASKGKELTLATIDQALPNGSVVN comes from the coding sequence ATGCCAGAAGAAAAGAACACGTTTTATTTAACGACACCAATTTATTATCCGAGTGGAAAGCTTCATATAGGACATGCGTATACGACAGTGGCCGGAGACGCTCTTGCCCGTTACAAGCGCCTGAGAGGCTACGATGTAAAGTACTTGACCGGAACAGATGAACACGGGCAGAAAATTGAAAGAAAGGCGGAGGAGAACGGGGTAAGCCCGCAGCAGTTCGTCGATGACGCCGCGCAGAACATTAAGCAGCTGTGGGACAAATTAAATATTACCTACGATGATTTCATCCGTACAACCGAAGACCGCCACCGCGATGCTGTACAGATCATTTTTGAAAAGCTGAAAGAAAACGGGGACATCTATCTGAGTGAATACGAAGGCTGGTATTCGGTGCCGGACGAGACCTTTTATACAGAAACTCAGCTTGAGGACAAACAGTACGACGAAGCAGGCAATGTCACCGCCGGCATCAGTCCGGAAAGCGGCCATCCGGTGGAGAAGGTACGGGAAAAATCGTATTTTTTCAAAATGAGCAAGTATGCGGACCGCCTGCTCCAGTTTTATAAAGATAACCCGGAATTTATCCAGCCGGAATCCCGTAAAAACGAAATGATTAATAACTTTATCAAACCGGGTCTCGGGGATTTGTCTATTTCAAGAACGACCTTTGAATGGGGCATCCCTGTCAAAAGCGACCCGGAGCACGTGGTATATGTATGGATTGACGCACTTAGCAACTACATCACTTCGCTCGGCTATACGACAGAGCACGACGAAGAATATCAAAAATACTGGCCGGCAGATGTGCATATTGTTGGCAAAGAAATCGTGCGTTTCCATACTATTTACTGGCCGATTATGCTGATGGCCCTCGATCTGCCGCTTCCAAAGAAGGTGTTCGGCCACGGATGGCTGTTAATGAAGGACGGAAAAATGTCGAAATCCAAAGGCAACGTTGTTGATCCGATTCCGCTTGTCGACCGGTACGGTTTGGATGCTGTCCGCTACTATCTGCTCCGGGAAGTTCCGTTTGGATCTGACGGGGTATTCACGCCGGAAGGATTTGTGGACCGGCTGAACTATGATCTCGCAAATGATCTGGGCAATCTTTTGAATCGTACTGTGGCGATGATTAACAAATATTTTTACGGCTCCGTCCCGGCCTATGTAAAGAATGCGACTCAGTATGATGCTTCGCTGCTTGAACTAATGGAGGCGACCGTCACAAAGGTAGAAAATGCGGTTGAAGAAATGGAGTTTTCGGTGGCTCTGACAGCCATCTGGCAGCTCATCAGCCGGACAAACAAATATATTGATGAAACGCAGCCGTGGATTCTGGCAAGAGATGAAAGCAAGCGGGAAGTGCTCGGCTCCGTGCTCTACCACCTGGCAGAATCTCTGCGGGTAATCAGCATACTGATTCAGCCGTTTATGACAGAAACGCCGAAGAGCATCTGGTCGCAGCTTGGGATAGATAAAGAAATTACAGGCTGGGAGACGACAAAATCCTTCGCCCATATAAAAGCAGGTACCCAAGTAGCCGCAAAGGCTGTACCCGTCTTTCCTCGTCTTCAGCAGGAGGAGGAAGTGAAGTATATTATTGAGTCAATGGGCGGTACGGTAAAAGCGGAAGCAGAAGAGGAAGAGGAAACGGAAGAAAACGGTGAAATCACGATTGATGATTTTGGGAAGGTGGAACTGAAGGTAGCGGAAATCATTGACGCAGAACCAGTCAAAAAGGCTAATAAACTTCTTAAAATCCAGTTGGACGTGGGGGATGAGAAGCGTCAGGTCATTTCAGGCATCGCAGAGCATTATACACCGGAGGATCTAAAAGGCCGGAAGGTGATCTGTGTGACCAATCTGAAAGCGGTGAAGCTGCGGGGAGAATGGTCGGAAGGAATGATTCTGGCAGCTTCTAAAGGAAAGGAACTTACGCTTGCTACTATTGATCAGGCTCTTCCGAACGGATCGGTCGTGAATTAA
- a CDS encoding tRNA1(Val) (adenine(37)-N6)-methyltransferase, producing the protein MKEVLQEGERFDHTPSKKPIIQHENAFAFSIDSVLLAYFCSVPKTVGKIIDLGTGNGIIPLLLTERSRVPVRGIERQPELCDMAVRTMAMNEVDGQVTVQQADVRTVRSRYHGDQWSLVTCNPPYFDTSRLAMKNKQEKLANARHEEHGSLEEFVRGAAFLAKQKGKVAMVLRPERLAELLSYYQKYRIEPKRIQFVHPKAERAANIVMVEGIKAGRPGLECLPAIIVYNADGQYTEEFQAYYGTR; encoded by the coding sequence GTGAAAGAGGTATTACAAGAAGGAGAGAGATTCGACCATACCCCTTCTAAAAAGCCTATTATTCAACATGAAAATGCTTTTGCGTTTTCCATTGACTCGGTGCTGCTTGCGTATTTTTGCTCTGTGCCGAAAACTGTTGGGAAGATTATCGACCTTGGCACCGGCAACGGGATCATCCCTCTGTTATTAACAGAGCGGAGCCGTGTTCCTGTGAGAGGTATAGAAAGACAGCCGGAGCTGTGTGATATGGCGGTACGGACGATGGCCATGAATGAAGTGGACGGGCAGGTTACCGTTCAGCAGGCAGACGTACGGACGGTTCGTTCGAGGTATCACGGTGATCAGTGGTCGCTGGTGACGTGCAATCCTCCTTATTTTGATACCAGCCGGCTGGCAATGAAAAATAAGCAGGAAAAGCTGGCAAACGCGCGCCACGAGGAGCACGGAAGCCTGGAGGAATTTGTCCGGGGCGCCGCATTTTTAGCCAAGCAGAAGGGAAAGGTGGCTATGGTTCTTCGTCCGGAAAGGCTTGCAGAGCTGCTTAGTTATTACCAGAAATACCGGATCGAGCCGAAGCGGATACAGTTTGTTCATCCAAAGGCAGAACGGGCGGCAAATATCGTGATGGTGGAGGGAATAAAGGCCGGCAGGCCCGGTTTGGAATGTCTTCCCGCGATTATTGTATATAACGCGGACGGACAGTATACAGAGGAGTTTCAGGCGTACTATGGAACAAGGTAA
- a CDS encoding AbrB/MazE/SpoVT family DNA-binding domain-containing protein, whose amino-acid sequence MKSTGIVRKVDELGRVVIPIELRRTLEIQEKDALEIYVDHDRIVLKKYKPNMTCQVTGEVSDDNLSLADGKIILSPEGAEAIIKDLQDYVQNHKSNA is encoded by the coding sequence ATGAAATCAACAGGTATCGTACGTAAGGTTGACGAATTAGGGCGCGTAGTTATTCCAATTGAACTCCGCCGCACACTTGAAATCCAGGAGAAAGACGCTCTTGAAATTTATGTGGACCATGACCGCATTGTATTGAAAAAATACAAACCAAACATGACCTGCCAGGTAACCGGAGAAGTGTCGGATGATAACTTATCCCTTGCTGACGGTAAAATTATTCTCTCCCCTGAAGGTGCTGAAGCAATTATTAAAGACCTTCAGGATTATGTGCAAAACCATAAATCGAACGCTTAA
- the spoVG gene encoding septation regulator SpoVG, translated as MQVTDVRLRRVNTDGRMRAIASITFDEEFVVHDIRVIDGNNGLFVAMPSKRTPDGEFRDIAHPISSAAREKIQAAVLAEYDEQEEQPAEKNYNEAGAS; from the coding sequence ATGCAGGTAACAGATGTCAGGCTGCGCCGGGTAAATACTGATGGACGAATGAGAGCAATTGCGTCGATTACATTCGATGAAGAGTTTGTGGTCCATGATATTCGGGTCATTGATGGAAATAACGGTCTCTTTGTTGCTATGCCGAGTAAACGCACCCCTGATGGGGAATTCCGTGATATTGCCCATCCTATTTCGTCAGCAGCGAGAGAGAAGATCCAGGCTGCTGTATTGGCAGAATATGACGAACAGGAAGAACAGCCCGCAGAAAAAAATTATAACGAAGCCGGCGCTTCGTAA
- a CDS encoding Veg family protein, with product MGKTLVEIKEALDLKVGKRVTVIANGGRKKTVERSGYLEETYPSVFIVKLDRAQHPVERLSYSYTDVLTQTVKLYLTEEEELQA from the coding sequence ATGGGAAAAACATTGGTGGAGATTAAAGAAGCGTTGGATCTAAAAGTAGGTAAACGAGTTACGGTAATTGCTAATGGCGGACGCAAGAAAACCGTCGAACGTTCCGGGTATTTAGAAGAAACATATCCTTCCGTCTTTATTGTCAAACTGGACAGAGCCCAGCATCCTGTCGAACGTCTTTCTTACAGCTATACAGATGTACTCACCCAGACAGTCAAACTGTATCTAACGGAAGAAGAAGAGCTTCAGGCTTAA
- the rsmA gene encoding 16S rRNA (adenine(1518)-N(6)/adenine(1519)-N(6))-dimethyltransferase RsmA — translation MKDIATPGRTKDILERHGFAFKKSLGQNFLIDANILTRIAEAAGIGPEDGVIEVGPGIGALTEHLAKQAGQVEAFEIDQRLLPILEETMAPYPHVRVHHRDILQVELGAFIREQMSECRSISVVGNLPYYVTTPILMAVLEQRLPIKNIVIMLQKEVAERMAAVPGTKAYGSLSIAVQYFAETEKVMTVPKTVFIPQPRVDSLILRLRKRSAPPVHTVNEEFFFRLVRASFVQRRKTLWNNLLHQLAGPEGKERLLHAFWQTGIDPARRGETLSMEEFALLANELAPFYQEF, via the coding sequence GTGAAGGATATAGCAACCCCGGGGCGGACAAAGGATATATTGGAAAGACACGGATTTGCGTTTAAAAAAAGCCTGGGACAAAATTTCTTAATCGATGCAAACATTTTAACGCGCATTGCAGAAGCAGCGGGCATAGGGCCGGAGGACGGTGTCATAGAGGTAGGACCCGGCATCGGAGCGCTCACAGAGCATCTCGCAAAACAGGCGGGGCAGGTGGAAGCATTCGAAATCGACCAGCGCCTGCTTCCGATTCTTGAAGAAACGATGGCCCCTTATCCGCATGTCCGGGTACACCACCGCGACATTCTGCAGGTGGAGCTTGGGGCTTTTATTCGTGAACAGATGAGTGAATGCCGCAGCATATCCGTCGTAGGAAATCTTCCGTATTACGTTACAACTCCCATCCTGATGGCAGTGCTTGAACAGAGGCTGCCGATTAAAAACATTGTGATTATGCTGCAAAAAGAAGTGGCAGAGCGAATGGCGGCAGTGCCTGGCACAAAAGCCTACGGGTCCTTATCCATAGCGGTGCAATACTTTGCGGAAACAGAGAAGGTGATGACCGTTCCTAAAACCGTTTTTATTCCGCAGCCAAGAGTGGATTCGCTGATTCTCCGCCTGAGAAAGCGCTCCGCTCCACCGGTGCACACAGTGAATGAGGAATTCTTCTTCCGTCTGGTGCGGGCGTCGTTTGTCCAACGCAGAAAAACCCTGTGGAACAATTTGCTTCACCAGCTCGCTGGGCCGGAGGGTAAAGAAAGACTGCTGCATGCGTTTTGGCAGACCGGCATCGATCCTGCGAGACGCGGGGAAACGCTTTCTATGGAGGAATTCGCTCTATTAGCCAACGAACTTGCTCCTTTTTATCAAGAATTTTAA
- a CDS encoding GIY-YIG nuclease family protein, whose protein sequence is MEQGKHAVYILQCRDGSLYTGYTNNLRKRLEAHNAGRGAKYTKGRGPVRLVYFQDFPTKAEAMREEYRIKQLPRSHKQRLMKEAHDDPAVQLSSY, encoded by the coding sequence ATGGAACAAGGTAAGCATGCTGTCTATATACTGCAATGCCGGGACGGGAGCCTGTACACCGGCTATACAAACAATCTGCGAAAGCGGCTCGAAGCCCACAATGCAGGCCGGGGGGCGAAGTATACGAAGGGGAGGGGGCCTGTGAGGCTCGTTTATTTTCAGGACTTCCCTACAAAAGCAGAGGCGATGCGGGAGGAATACCGCATTAAGCAGCTGCCCCGCAGTCACAAACAACGGTTAATGAAGGAGGCACACGATGACCCAGCAGTTCAGCTTTCAAGCTACTGA